A region of Leclercia adecarboxylata DNA encodes the following proteins:
- the smrA gene encoding DNA endonuclease SmrA: protein MNPDDKSLFLDAMEEVQPLKRCTDVHWQPARTTRTRQPVDTSQLDNFLTTGFLDVIPLAEPLAFQREGVQQGVTDKLRSGKYPRQASLTLLRQPVEQCRQQLFTFIRQAERDGLRNLIIIHGKGRDDNSHANIVRSYLARWLTEFDAVQAFCVAQPHHGGSGACYVALRKSGEAKQENFERHAKRSR, encoded by the coding sequence ATGAACCCAGACGATAAATCGCTTTTTCTTGATGCGATGGAAGAGGTCCAGCCTCTTAAGCGCTGCACTGATGTCCACTGGCAACCCGCCCGTACTACGCGCACCCGCCAGCCTGTGGATACCAGCCAGCTCGATAACTTTCTGACCACCGGTTTTCTGGACGTGATCCCCCTGGCCGAGCCGCTGGCTTTCCAGCGCGAAGGGGTGCAGCAGGGCGTTACCGACAAGCTGCGCTCGGGCAAGTATCCGCGCCAGGCGAGCCTGACCCTGCTGCGCCAGCCCGTTGAGCAGTGCCGCCAGCAGCTGTTTACCTTTATCCGCCAGGCGGAGCGCGACGGCCTGCGTAACCTGATCATCATTCACGGTAAAGGGCGCGACGATAATTCCCACGCCAACATCGTGCGCAGCTATCTGGCGCGCTGGCTGACGGAGTTCGACGCGGTGCAGGCGTTTTGCGTTGCCCAGCCGCACCACGGCGGCAGCGGTGCCTGTTACGTAGCGTTGCGTAAATCCGGCGAGGCGAAACAGGAAAACTTTGAGCGCCACGCCAAACGCAGCCGCTAA
- a CDS encoding zinc-dependent alcohol dehydrogenase family protein, whose product MENTALCYRQFGEPESVLQQETAIKAPLQPGDLRVQMLMTPVNASDLIPITGAYRHRITLPAIAGYEGVGRVIAAPDSAASLLGQRVLPLRGEGTWQQYVDCPASMAIPVPDIVATPLAARAFINPMAAWLMLSLYPVQGKQVLLTAAGSDCGILLGQWALRQGATAVYGIHRSAIHAERLRGMGITAVAQQDIDSVRAIAATSDLAFDATGGELAQTILGAMDKRAAFICYGLLSGQSFTLQRHFPPMHWFHIRNHFEALNPQAWQAAFREIWPLLAASQYSDARLLPFTDWQSALAHYRQAGRTYKPVLAFE is encoded by the coding sequence ATGGAAAACACCGCATTATGCTACCGCCAGTTTGGTGAGCCTGAGTCTGTCCTGCAGCAGGAGACCGCGATAAAAGCCCCGCTGCAACCGGGCGATCTTCGGGTGCAGATGCTGATGACCCCGGTCAACGCCTCCGATCTGATCCCCATTACCGGCGCCTACCGCCATCGCATTACCTTACCGGCCATCGCCGGATACGAAGGCGTAGGCCGCGTGATCGCTGCCCCGGACAGCGCCGCCTCTCTTCTCGGTCAACGGGTTTTGCCCCTGCGTGGGGAAGGCACCTGGCAGCAGTACGTGGATTGCCCGGCATCTATGGCGATCCCGGTGCCCGATATCGTTGCCACACCGCTGGCGGCGCGAGCGTTTATCAACCCGATGGCGGCCTGGCTGATGCTCAGCCTCTACCCCGTGCAGGGCAAACAGGTGCTGCTGACCGCCGCCGGTTCGGACTGCGGCATTTTGCTCGGGCAATGGGCGCTACGGCAGGGAGCAACGGCGGTGTACGGCATTCATCGTTCGGCGATCCACGCGGAGCGACTGCGGGGGATGGGGATTACGGCCGTCGCCCAGCAGGACATCGACAGCGTTCGCGCCATCGCGGCGACCAGCGATCTGGCCTTCGACGCCACCGGCGGCGAGCTTGCGCAGACCATTCTGGGTGCGATGGACAAACGCGCAGCCTTTATCTGCTACGGGTTGCTCTCCGGTCAGTCCTTTACGTTACAACGTCACTTCCCGCCCATGCACTGGTTCCATATCCGTAACCACTTCGAGGCCCTGAATCCGCAGGCGTGGCAGGCGGCGTTCCGTGAAATCTGGCCATTGCTGGCCGCCAGCCAGTACAGTGACGCCAGGTTACTGCCGTTCACCGACTGGCAGTCGGCACTGGCCCACTACCGGCAGGCGGGGCGTACCTACAAGCCGGTGCTGGCGTTTGAATAA
- a CDS encoding AI-2E family transporter, which yields MAKPIITLNGLKIVIMLGMLVIVLTGIRFAADIIVPFILALFIAVILQPVVRRLMRLRLPRVLAITLPIVLIVVLMALLVAYLGTSLNELARTLPHYRTSLAVPLLHLEPWLQRAGIEVSMEELLKYIDPNAAMTLVTALLSQLSSAMTSIFLLLLTVVFMLLEVPQLPAKLQPMMTRPVEGMAAIQRALDSVSHYLVLKTAISLVTGLVVWGMLTALEVRFAFVWALLAFALNYVPNIGSVLAAIPPIAQVLVFSGFYSALVLLAGYLLVNLIFGNILEPRLMGRGLGLSTLVVFLSLIFWGWLLGPVGMLLSVPLTIIAKIALEQTEGGKSIALLLSDMSQSR from the coding sequence ATGGCAAAACCCATTATTACCCTCAACGGATTAAAAATAGTCATCATGCTTGGCATGCTGGTGATTGTCCTGACCGGGATCCGTTTTGCGGCGGATATTATCGTACCCTTTATCCTGGCGCTGTTTATCGCGGTGATACTTCAGCCCGTTGTACGGCGTCTGATGCGCCTGCGCCTGCCGCGGGTGCTGGCTATCACCCTGCCGATCGTACTTATCGTGGTGCTGATGGCGTTACTGGTGGCCTATCTTGGCACCTCGCTGAATGAGCTGGCCCGCACCCTGCCGCACTATCGCACCTCGCTTGCCGTGCCGCTGCTGCATCTGGAGCCCTGGCTGCAGCGGGCCGGGATTGAAGTGTCGATGGAAGAGCTGCTGAAGTACATCGATCCCAATGCCGCCATGACCCTCGTGACCGCCCTGCTGTCACAGCTCTCCAGCGCCATGACCTCCATCTTTTTACTGCTGCTGACGGTGGTGTTTATGCTGCTGGAGGTGCCGCAGCTGCCGGCGAAGCTCCAGCCCATGATGACCCGACCGGTGGAAGGGATGGCCGCCATTCAGCGTGCTCTGGACAGCGTCTCGCACTATCTGGTGCTGAAAACCGCCATCAGTCTGGTGACCGGGCTGGTGGTATGGGGAATGCTGACGGCGCTGGAGGTGCGGTTTGCCTTTGTCTGGGCGCTGCTGGCCTTTGCGCTGAACTATGTCCCCAACATCGGTTCGGTGCTGGCCGCCATCCCGCCCATTGCCCAGGTGCTGGTGTTCAGCGGCTTTTACTCTGCGCTGGTGCTGCTGGCCGGCTATCTGTTGGTGAACCTGATCTTCGGCAACATTCTTGAACCCCGTCTGATGGGACGCGGGCTGGGCCTCTCCACGCTGGTGGTCTTTTTGTCGCTGATATTCTGGGGCTGGCTGCTGGGGCCGGTGGGGATGCTACTCTCGGTGCCCCTGACCATTATCGCCAAAATTGCGCTGGAGCAGACCGAAGGCGGTAAAAGCATTGCCCTGCTGCTCAGTGATATGAGCCAGTCCCGTTAA
- the mdtJ gene encoding multidrug/spermidine efflux SMR transporter subunit MdtJ, which translates to MFYWILLALAIVAEITGTLSMKWASVTGSHSGYILMLSMIALSYIFLSFAVKKIALGVAYALWEGIGILLITLFSVMLFDESLSAMKIAGLTTLVAGIILIKSGTRKPAKPRGEVSHATV; encoded by the coding sequence ATGTTTTACTGGATCCTCTTAGCCCTTGCTATTGTCGCTGAAATAACCGGCACACTTTCCATGAAATGGGCCAGCGTCACGGGCAGCCACAGCGGCTATATTTTAATGCTGTCGATGATTGCGCTGTCCTATATTTTCCTCAGTTTTGCGGTTAAAAAAATCGCACTGGGCGTGGCGTACGCGTTATGGGAAGGCATTGGTATTCTCTTAATTACCCTGTTCAGCGTTATGCTGTTTGATGAGTCGCTTTCCGCAATGAAAATTGCCGGTCTGACGACGCTGGTGGCGGGAATAATATTAATCAAATCCGGAACCCGCAAACCGGCGAAACCACGCGGGGAGGTGTCCCATGCAACAGTTTGA
- the mdtI gene encoding multidrug/spermidine efflux SMR transporter subunit MdtI, whose protein sequence is MQQFEWVHAAWLGLAIVLEIAANVLLKFSDGFRRKIYGLLSIAAVLGAFSALSQAVKGIDLSVAYALWGGFGIAATLAAGWILFGQRLNHKGWMGLLLLLAGMIMIKLA, encoded by the coding sequence ATGCAACAGTTTGAGTGGGTGCATGCTGCCTGGTTAGGTTTAGCTATCGTGCTGGAGATTGCCGCCAACGTTTTGCTGAAGTTTTCCGACGGTTTTCGCCGCAAAATCTATGGTCTGCTCTCCATTGCCGCGGTACTCGGCGCGTTCAGCGCCCTGTCGCAGGCGGTAAAAGGCATTGATCTGTCGGTTGCCTATGCCCTGTGGGGCGGGTTTGGTATTGCGGCCACGCTTGCTGCGGGCTGGATCCTGTTTGGTCAACGACTGAATCATAAAGGGTGGATGGGGCTGCTTCTGCTGCTCGCCGGAATGATCATGATAAAACTGGCCTGA
- a CDS encoding bifunctional diguanylate cyclase/phosphodiesterase, whose product MYNPLSWRKIPSARTLFVMIFMAGVGLIFSVVALLYLSLNLISSKANEIDEQRTALSVQGAVQTSVNRVWSLVIDNAVWDDAVREAYRPALDIDWLYNTWGAGYKVNNLYDGTFVLDERFQVLWGSFKSQPFAEKNLDFFGDGLKSLILMHTNSLRSDKNIYAGITRTRAGIAFVGVGLIRPTIGSLRAGDNTRRYLVITRHINPQILRDLGNTFQIDNLTFTPERASDVSVPLNSSSGEVLGYLSWQPRLPGAAAAKAASLDITQIVLLTAALILLFILFSCVGLYKLARGETLARSVARTDWLSHLPNRRALIEELERVSQRGDTDRKSVVFIDLDGFKDVNDIHGHEVGDELIVTIAGALRDNVPKDGMLARMGGDEFAMTIGGDNAEALASAFAGFVLDYLHSPITVGERSIHIGASIGIASDTLVDCTSTELFRRADIAMYHSKITGKGRVTHYDVELNNERERRLAIEEQIRHGLEHNEFDVWYQPIIDARSQKMVSVEALVRWPRRPEGPLAPDEFITIAETSGLIYGLGQFVLSRACQDLEPYRDLKLSVNISPAQFRDPEFEAKVEGALALSRFPATRLQLEVTETYVLENPERARSAINNLKAQGIAVALDDFGTGYSSIGYLRRFNFNTIKIDKSLAGLVDHDEQASALVSGTVRIASALGMTVVAEGVENEKQMKLLRLAGCDQLQGYWYSQPMPIEAIMALRQQRQC is encoded by the coding sequence ATGTATAACCCATTAAGCTGGCGTAAAATTCCTTCTGCCAGGACCTTGTTTGTTATGATCTTCATGGCAGGGGTCGGCTTAATTTTCTCTGTTGTCGCCTTGTTGTACCTCTCCCTCAACCTCATCAGCAGTAAAGCCAACGAAATCGACGAACAGCGCACGGCGCTCTCGGTGCAGGGCGCGGTACAGACCTCGGTAAACCGGGTCTGGTCGCTGGTGATTGATAATGCCGTCTGGGATGACGCGGTGCGTGAAGCCTATCGCCCGGCGCTCGACATCGACTGGCTCTACAACACCTGGGGCGCGGGCTACAAGGTGAATAACCTCTATGACGGCACCTTTGTGCTCGATGAGCGATTCCAGGTGCTGTGGGGATCGTTCAAAAGCCAGCCTTTCGCGGAGAAAAATCTCGATTTCTTTGGCGACGGCTTAAAGTCGCTGATCCTGATGCATACCAACTCCCTGCGATCGGATAAAAACATCTACGCCGGGATCACCCGCACCCGGGCGGGTATCGCTTTTGTTGGCGTGGGGCTGATCCGCCCGACGATCGGCAGTTTGAGGGCGGGAGATAATACCCGCCGCTATCTGGTTATCACCCGTCATATTAACCCGCAAATCCTGCGCGACCTCGGGAATACCTTTCAGATCGACAACCTGACCTTTACGCCGGAGCGGGCTAGCGACGTCAGCGTGCCGCTGAATAGCTCATCCGGGGAAGTGCTGGGGTATCTCTCGTGGCAACCGCGCCTGCCGGGGGCGGCTGCGGCGAAAGCGGCCTCCCTCGATATCACCCAAATCGTGCTGCTCACGGCGGCGCTGATATTACTTTTTATCCTTTTCAGCTGCGTGGGGCTGTATAAACTGGCGCGCGGTGAGACGCTGGCAAGATCGGTGGCGCGCACCGACTGGCTCAGCCATTTGCCCAACCGCCGGGCGCTGATTGAAGAGCTGGAGCGGGTGAGCCAGCGCGGCGATACCGATCGCAAAAGCGTGGTGTTTATCGATCTCGACGGCTTTAAGGACGTCAATGATATCCATGGCCATGAGGTGGGCGACGAGCTGATTGTCACCATCGCAGGCGCGCTGCGCGACAATGTTCCCAAAGACGGAATGCTGGCCCGGATGGGCGGGGATGAGTTCGCCATGACCATCGGCGGCGACAACGCCGAAGCGCTGGCCTCGGCGTTTGCAGGCTTTGTTCTAGATTACCTTCACTCACCGATTACCGTCGGTGAGCGTTCGATCCACATAGGCGCCAGTATCGGCATCGCCAGCGACACGCTGGTGGACTGCACCAGCACCGAGCTGTTCCGCCGCGCCGATATCGCCATGTACCACTCCAAAATCACCGGCAAGGGACGGGTTACGCACTATGACGTCGAGCTGAACAACGAGCGCGAGAGGCGGCTGGCGATTGAAGAGCAGATCCGCCATGGCCTGGAGCATAACGAGTTTGATGTCTGGTATCAGCCGATCATCGATGCCCGCAGCCAGAAAATGGTCAGCGTGGAGGCGCTGGTGCGCTGGCCGCGGCGACCGGAAGGGCCGCTGGCACCGGATGAATTTATTACCATCGCCGAAACCAGCGGGCTGATTTACGGTCTGGGGCAGTTTGTCCTCAGCCGGGCCTGCCAGGATCTGGAGCCGTACAGGGATCTGAAGCTGTCGGTCAATATCTCCCCGGCGCAGTTTCGCGACCCCGAGTTTGAAGCCAAAGTGGAGGGGGCGCTGGCGCTCAGCCGTTTTCCGGCAACCCGCCTGCAGCTGGAAGTGACCGAAACCTACGTGCTGGAGAACCCGGAGCGGGCCCGCTCGGCCATCAACAATCTCAAGGCGCAGGGCATTGCGGTGGCGCTGGACGACTTCGGCACCGGCTACTCCAGCATCGGCTATCTACGCCGCTTTAACTTCAATACCATCAAGATCGATAAGTCGCTGGCCGGGCTGGTGGATCACGACGAGCAGGCCTCGGCGCTGGTGAGCGGCACGGTGCGCATTGCCAGCGCGCTGGGGATGACGGTGGTGGCTGAAGGGGTGGAGAACGAAAAACAGATGAAGCTGCTGCGGCTGGCGGGCTGCGATCAGCTCCAGGGTTACTGGTACAGCCAGCCAATGCCGATAGAGGCGATTATGGCGCTACGCCAGCAGCGCCAGTGCTGA
- a CDS encoding trypsin-like serine peptidase — MRKSVVIVLGTFFLFSGLSHADNGDDEAANAKEVQTLFFGHDDRTRVADPSRAPWDAIGQLETASGNLCTATLITPQLALTAGHCLLVPPKGKPDTAVALRFVSQKGSWRYEIHGIEGRVDASLGRRLKADGDGWIVPPSAASWDFGLVVLRNPPSGITPLPLFAGTKEELTAALKQADRKVSQAGYPEDHLDVLYTHQDCIVTGWAQNSVLSHQCDTLPGDSGSPLMLKTAAGWQLIGVQSSAPAAKDRWRADNRALSVTGFRDKLAELAQQ; from the coding sequence ATGCGTAAATCTGTTGTGATTGTACTGGGAACGTTTTTTCTCTTTTCTGGGTTAAGTCATGCGGACAATGGCGACGACGAGGCCGCGAACGCAAAAGAGGTACAAACGCTGTTTTTTGGGCATGACGATCGCACGCGTGTCGCTGACCCCTCCCGCGCGCCGTGGGATGCCATTGGCCAGCTGGAAACGGCCAGCGGAAACCTCTGCACTGCAACCCTCATTACTCCTCAGCTGGCGCTGACCGCCGGACACTGCCTGCTGGTGCCGCCAAAAGGCAAACCCGATACCGCCGTTGCCCTGCGCTTCGTATCGCAAAAAGGGAGCTGGCGCTACGAAATCCACGGCATTGAAGGCCGGGTTGATGCCTCGTTAGGCCGACGGTTAAAGGCCGACGGCGATGGCTGGATCGTGCCGCCTTCTGCCGCGTCGTGGGATTTTGGTCTGGTGGTGTTGCGCAATCCGCCGTCGGGCATTACCCCGCTGCCGCTGTTTGCCGGTACCAAAGAAGAGCTGACCGCTGCCCTGAAACAGGCCGATCGCAAGGTGAGCCAGGCGGGATATCCGGAAGATCATCTGGATGTGCTCTATACCCATCAGGACTGCATCGTCACCGGCTGGGCACAAAACAGCGTGCTGTCCCATCAGTGCGACACCCTGCCAGGCGACAGCGGTTCACCGCTGATGCTGAAAACCGCTGCGGGCTGGCAGCTTATCGGCGTTCAGAGCTCGGCACCGGCGGCGAAAGATCGCTGGCGGGCCGATAACCGCGCCCTGTCAGTCACCGGCTTTCGTGACAAGCTGGCCGAACTGGCCCAGCAGTAA
- the asr gene encoding acid resistance repetitive basic protein Asr, giving the protein MKKVLALVVAAAMGLSSAAFAADTVAKTAAPAATATTTAAPAAKTVHHKKHKKAAVQKAQAAKKHHKKAVKKEDAAPVAQKAQAAKKHHKKAVKHEAAAPAAKPAA; this is encoded by the coding sequence ATGAAAAAAGTATTAGCTCTGGTTGTTGCCGCTGCTATGGGTCTCTCTTCTGCTGCATTCGCTGCTGACACTGTCGCGAAAACCGCTGCACCAGCTGCGACCGCAACCACCACCGCGGCACCGGCTGCCAAAACTGTGCACCACAAAAAACACAAGAAAGCCGCTGTGCAGAAAGCGCAGGCTGCTAAAAAGCACCACAAAAAAGCCGTGAAGAAAGAAGACGCAGCGCCGGTTGCCCAGAAAGCCCAGGCAGCTAAAAAACACCATAAAAAAGCAGTAAAACACGAAGCAGCCGCTCCAGCTGCTAAACCGGCTGCATAA
- a CDS encoding carboxypeptidase M32, whose product MKKNNYQQLTRTFQRLSRFSHLSAIASWDMFTMMPAGGSAARGEALAELSVLQHQILTDKNVADWLRNAESEDLNDVEQANLREMARHYQQAALLPESLVEAKSLAGSKCEHAWRTQRPANDWQGFSANLKEVVKLSREEARLRAGAKGCTPYDALLDIFEPDMTSARLDDLFGDLKTWLPDLLAQVVEKQAQQSFVPPQGPFPTAIQRELGLEAMKTLGFDFNAGRLDVSAHPFCGGVPEDVRITTRYDEDELLSALFGMIHETGHARYEQNLPRNWLGQPIALARSTAIHESQSLFFEMQLGRSKAFLNHLLPAVQERFGSQAAFTPENFVAWNQRVKPGYIRVDADEVSYPAHVVLRYEIERALINGDIEVEDIPALWDEKMQAWLGLSTKDNYRNGCMQDIHWTDGGFGYFPSYTLGAMYAAQLFSAAKNALPGLDASIAAGDFSALFDWLRQNIWQHGSRFTTAQLIEQATGEDLNSRYFRDHLTSRYL is encoded by the coding sequence ATGAAAAAGAATAACTATCAGCAACTCACCCGCACCTTCCAGCGCCTCTCCCGCTTCTCCCATCTCTCCGCCATCGCCAGCTGGGACATGTTCACCATGATGCCTGCAGGCGGTAGCGCCGCCCGGGGTGAAGCCCTGGCGGAACTGAGCGTGTTGCAGCATCAAATCCTGACCGACAAAAACGTAGCCGACTGGCTGCGTAACGCCGAAAGCGAAGATCTTAACGACGTTGAACAGGCCAACCTGCGGGAGATGGCTCGCCACTATCAGCAGGCGGCTTTGCTGCCGGAATCGTTGGTTGAGGCGAAATCCCTGGCGGGCAGTAAATGCGAGCATGCCTGGCGTACCCAGCGTCCGGCGAATGACTGGCAGGGTTTTTCCGCCAACCTGAAAGAGGTGGTGAAACTGAGCCGGGAAGAGGCTCGCCTGCGTGCCGGGGCGAAAGGCTGCACCCCGTACGATGCGCTGCTGGATATCTTCGAGCCGGACATGACCAGCGCCCGGCTGGACGATCTGTTTGGCGATCTCAAAACCTGGCTGCCGGATCTGCTGGCGCAGGTGGTCGAGAAGCAGGCGCAGCAGTCCTTCGTGCCGCCGCAGGGCCCGTTCCCTACCGCTATCCAGCGTGAGCTGGGGCTGGAGGCGATGAAGACCCTGGGGTTCGACTTTAACGCGGGCCGTCTGGACGTCAGCGCCCATCCGTTCTGCGGTGGCGTGCCGGAAGACGTGCGCATCACCACCCGTTACGACGAAGACGAACTGCTGAGCGCCCTGTTTGGCATGATCCACGAAACCGGCCACGCGCGCTATGAGCAGAACTTGCCGCGCAACTGGCTCGGTCAGCCCATCGCCCTGGCGCGTTCCACCGCCATCCACGAATCCCAGAGCCTGTTCTTTGAAATGCAGCTCGGGCGCAGCAAGGCCTTCCTTAACCACCTATTACCGGCGGTTCAGGAACGTTTCGGCAGCCAGGCGGCGTTCACCCCAGAGAATTTCGTCGCCTGGAACCAGCGGGTGAAGCCTGGCTATATCCGCGTCGATGCCGACGAGGTGAGCTATCCGGCGCACGTGGTGCTGCGCTACGAGATCGAGCGGGCGCTGATCAATGGCGATATCGAGGTGGAGGACATCCCGGCGCTGTGGGATGAGAAGATGCAGGCGTGGCTGGGGCTGTCGACAAAAGACAACTACCGCAACGGCTGTATGCAGGATATCCACTGGACCGACGGCGGCTTTGGCTATTTCCCGTCGTACACCCTGGGTGCCATGTACGCCGCTCAGCTGTTCAGTGCGGCAAAAAACGCGCTGCCGGGGCTGGACGCCTCCATCGCCGCCGGGGATTTCAGCGCCCTGTTCGACTGGCTGCGCCAGAACATCTGGCAGCACGGCAGCCGCTTCACCACCGCCCAGCTGATTGAGCAGGCGACCGGGGAAGATCTTAACAGCCGCTACTTCCGCGACCATCTGACCTCTCGCTATCTGTAA
- a CDS encoding MFS transporter produces MSRTTTADIAPSNDIDLLPNKALPAQRIKRGTPQFMRVTLALFSAGLATFALLYCVQPILPVLSQEFGVSPASSSISLSISTGMLAVGLLFTGPLSDAIGRKPVMVTALLLASVCTLLSTMMTSWHGILIMRALIGLSLSGVAAVGMTYLSEEIHPSFVAFSMGLYISGNSIGGMSGRLLSGVFTDFFSWRIALAAIGCFALASALMFWKILPESRHFRPTALRPKTLLINFRLHWRDKGLPLLFLTGFLLMGSFVTLFNYIGYRLMLSPWHLSQALVGLLSVAYLTGTWSSPKAGAMTTRFGRGPVMLVSTGVMLAGVLITLLSSLWLIFAGMLLFSAGFFAAHSVASSWIGPRARRAKGQASSLYLFSYYLGSSIAGTLGGVFWHQYGWNGVGGFIALMLCAALLVGRSLHRRLH; encoded by the coding sequence GTGAGTCGTACAACAACGGCTGATATCGCCCCCAGCAATGATATCGATCTCTTACCGAACAAAGCCTTACCGGCACAGCGAATCAAACGCGGCACCCCGCAGTTTATGCGCGTCACCCTGGCGCTCTTCTCCGCCGGCCTTGCCACCTTCGCCCTGCTCTACTGCGTGCAGCCGATCCTGCCGGTGCTGTCCCAGGAGTTTGGCGTCTCCCCGGCCAGCAGCAGTATTTCACTGTCGATCTCCACCGGGATGCTGGCGGTCGGCCTGCTGTTTACCGGCCCGCTCTCGGACGCTATCGGGCGCAAACCGGTGATGGTCACCGCGCTGCTGCTGGCGTCGGTCTGTACCTTGCTGTCGACGATGATGACCAGCTGGCACGGGATTTTGATTATGCGCGCGCTGATCGGGCTCTCGCTTAGCGGCGTGGCGGCGGTGGGGATGACCTACCTCAGCGAGGAGATCCACCCCAGCTTCGTTGCTTTCTCCATGGGGCTCTACATCAGCGGGAACTCCATTGGCGGCATGAGCGGACGCCTGCTGAGCGGGGTCTTTACCGATTTCTTCAGCTGGCGGATAGCGCTGGCGGCGATCGGCTGTTTTGCGCTGGCTTCGGCGCTGATGTTCTGGAAAATCCTGCCGGAATCGCGTCATTTCCGCCCTACCGCACTGCGGCCAAAAACGCTGCTGATTAACTTCCGCCTGCACTGGCGCGATAAAGGGCTGCCCCTGCTGTTTCTCACCGGATTCCTGCTGATGGGCTCGTTTGTCACCCTGTTTAACTACATCGGCTACCGGTTGATGCTTTCGCCGTGGCATCTGAGCCAGGCGCTGGTCGGCCTGCTGTCGGTGGCTTACCTGACCGGGACCTGGAGCTCCCCGAAAGCCGGGGCGATGACCACCCGATTCGGGCGCGGCCCGGTGATGCTGGTCTCCACCGGCGTAATGCTGGCAGGCGTACTGATAACGCTGCTCTCCAGTTTGTGGCTGATTTTCGCCGGGATGCTGCTCTTCTCCGCCGGCTTCTTCGCCGCCCACTCGGTCGCCAGCAGCTGGATCGGCCCGCGCGCCCGCCGCGCAAAAGGCCAGGCCTCGTCGCTGTATCTGTTCAGCTACTATCTGGGCTCCAGCATCGCCGGGACGCTCGGCGGCGTGTTCTGGCACCAGTACGGCTGGAACGGCGTCGGCGGGTTTATTGCGCTGATGCTGTGTGCGGCATTGCTGGTGGGACGGAGCCTTCATCGTCGTTTGCACTGA
- a CDS encoding LysR family transcriptional regulator, whose translation MNIELRHLRYFVAVAEELHFGRAAQRLNISQPPLSQQIQALEQQVGARLLARTNRSVGLTAAGRQFLADSRQILSMVDEAAARAERLHQGETGELRIGFTSSAPFISAISHTLSSFRRLSPDVHIQTREINTREQIVPLNEGSLDLGLMRNTQLPDTLAWQRVLREPLLAMIHRDHRLAAKPEISVTELAQEPFVFFDPHVGTGLYDDILGLLRRHGVNPVITQEVGEAMTIIGLVAAGLGVSILPASFRRLQLHEMRWVAIAEVDAVSEMWLVWSRHHELSAAAQRFKDLLISASSGR comes from the coding sequence ATGAATATCGAACTGCGTCATCTGCGCTACTTTGTTGCCGTCGCCGAAGAACTGCATTTTGGTCGCGCGGCTCAGCGGCTTAATATTTCGCAACCGCCGCTGAGCCAGCAGATCCAGGCCCTGGAGCAGCAGGTTGGGGCCCGCCTTCTGGCCCGAACTAATCGCAGCGTCGGGCTGACGGCGGCGGGGCGTCAGTTTCTCGCCGACAGCCGCCAGATCCTGAGCATGGTGGACGAGGCGGCTGCCCGGGCAGAACGCCTGCACCAGGGTGAAACCGGCGAGCTGCGCATCGGGTTTACCTCCTCCGCGCCGTTTATTAGCGCTATCTCGCACACCCTGTCGTCGTTTCGCCGCCTGTCGCCGGATGTGCATATCCAGACCCGGGAGATCAATACCCGGGAGCAGATCGTCCCGTTGAACGAAGGTTCGCTCGATCTGGGCCTGATGCGCAATACCCAGTTGCCGGACACCCTGGCGTGGCAACGGGTGCTGCGCGAACCGCTGCTGGCGATGATCCATCGCGACCATCGCCTGGCGGCAAAGCCTGAAATCTCCGTGACGGAACTGGCGCAGGAGCCGTTCGTCTTTTTCGATCCCCACGTCGGCACCGGCCTGTACGACGATATCCTGGGATTGTTGCGCCGCCATGGGGTGAATCCGGTCATTACCCAGGAAGTGGGCGAGGCGATGACCATCATCGGCCTGGTGGCGGCGGGGCTCGGCGTGTCGATCCTTCCGGCTTCCTTCAGGCGGCTTCAGCTACATGAAATGCGCTGGGTGGCGATTGCCGAAGTGGACGCGGTTTCAGAGATGTGGCTGGTGTGGTCCCGGCATCATGAACTGAGCGCAGCGGCACAACGGTTTAAGGATCTACTGATTAGCGCCTCATCAGGCCGCTGA